The following coding sequences are from one Pocillopora verrucosa isolate sample1 chromosome 5, ASM3666991v2, whole genome shotgun sequence window:
- the LOC136281240 gene encoding uncharacterized protein, whose protein sequence is MDESTVGVAASALQFGSCSVFPSIDASTDAAHSFSECDENAAEVECESPQTEPDCVLELQRRIELLETQLADCQEKLSEAEKENAVLLERQFSIDKIKDDNAAVLFYTGFPSYEALISFYKYIEPKLSKMQYWKGENLVKESQPYQLDDNKSKPGPSRKLTFLDEFLLVLMRLKAGLFVQDLADRFGISASLVSRICITWINLLYHELKDLFPFPTQELVRKNMPKEFAQYATTRIILDCTELFIQRPSAMLAQSETWSDYKHHNTWKLLVGVTPNGQVTFLSDLWGGRVSDKQISRESGVLDLLQVGDNVMVDRGFDISAIVPAGVTVNMPPFLAGRDQMTAAETEETMSIASVRIHVERAIGRIKTYHILDGTLPNTLSSYATQISTVCGLLTNFLPPLLPPANL, encoded by the coding sequence atggaTGAGTCAACTGTTGGAGTAGCAGCATCAGCATTGCAGTTTGGATCCTGCTCAGTATTTCCTTCTATTGATGCGTCAACTGATGCTGCTCATTCATTTTCAGAGTGTGATGAAAATGCAGCTGAAGTGGAGTGTGAGTCCCCTCAAACAGAGCCTGATTGTGTCCTTGAACTGCAAAGGAGAATTGAATTACTTGAAACTCAGCTAGCTGACTGCCAGGAAAAACTCAGTGaagcagaaaaggaaaatgctgTGTTATTGGAACGTCAATTTTCcattgacaaaattaaagatgacaatgctgctgttttattttacacCGGATTCCCAAGTTATGAGGCATTAATAAGCTTCTACAAATACATTGAGCCAAAGCTTTCCAAAATGCAGTACTGGAAGGGTGAAAATCTAGTAAAGGAAAGCCAGCCTTATCAACTTGATGATAACAAGAGTAAACCTGGACCATCAAGGAAGCTTACTTTTCTGGATGAGTTCCTACTGGTGCTCATGAGACTGAAAGCTGGTCTATTTGTACAGGACCTTGCTGACAGATTTGGCATCAGTGCCAGCCTGGTTTCCAGGATCTGCATCACCTGGATAAATTTGCTCTATCATGAGCTCAAGGACCTGTTTCCATTTCCCACACAGGAGCTTGTTCGCAAAAACATGCCTAAGGAGTTTGCCCAGTATGCCACAACCAGGATAATTTTAGACTGTACTGAGCTATTCATTCAGCGACCATCTGCTATGCTGGCTCAGTCAGAGACATGGTCAGATTATAAACACCATAATACTTGGAAGTTGCTAGTTGGGGTAACCCCAAATGGACAGGTCACTTTTTTGTCAGATCTCTGGGGTGGGCGTGTGTCTGACAAGCAAATATCAAgagagagtggtgtattagatTTGTTGCAAGTGGGTGATAATGTCATGGTTGATCGCGGATTTGACATTTCTGCAATTGTACCTGCTGGCGTTACAGTAAACATGCCACCATTTTTGGCTGGCCGTGATCAAATGACAGCAGCTGAAACTGAAGAGACTATGAGCATTGCTTCAGTGCGCATTCACGTGGAGCGTGCAATTGGCCGCATTAAGACCTACCACATTTTAGATGGTACCTTACCTAATACATTGAGCTCCTATGCAACACAAATTTCAACTGTCTGTGGCCTTCTGACAAACTTTTTACCCCCTTTACTACCACCGGCCAATCTTTGA